CCATCAAACGCAAACTGGCCATTCCGCCACGCCGTGATGCCGTTCAACTCGTCAGCCGTGAGCGCACGCACGCCAAGACCGGAGACGTATTGTTCACCAGGCTGCAGCACCGCCCCGACATCGTCGCGCACGGTCAGACGCACACCGCCCTCCAACAAGGTGAGCTCCGCCTCGTCGGCGGTGTTGAGGCGTAGGTTAAACTCCGTGCCCGTGACGGTCACATCGCCCGCCCCCGTGCGCACGACGAAGGGATGAGCCTCGTCCTTAGCCACCGTAAAGAAAGCTTCGCCGGCCTGCAGGTGCACGAGACGCCGCCCGAAGCGGAAGTCCGTCGAGAGGCGGGTGGTCGCGTTGAGTTCCACCGTGGATCCATCAGGCAACTCCAGGTGCTGACGCCGCGCCACGGCCACCGTGACCGCATCGGTGTAGAGCGCCCACGGCATCACCCAGAACAGGCATACCAGCAAGGCCACCGCTCCGGCGGCGCCCGCCACCCGTCGGCGACGGCGGTGCCGGTCCCGCCGACACTGCGCCTCCACTTGCTGCACAAAATCATCCTTCAGCCCGAGCTCGCTGGGCCAGTCGAGCACGTCCCCTCCCTTGTCGGTCACCAGAGGTTTGTCAGCCGGGTTCTTCGGTTTGCGTTTCATCGGATCAATCGCGCAACGAACACACGCCCTGACCGCGCAGGAAGGTTTCGCAATGCCGCACGGCGTTGCGCACGTGCACCTCCACGGTGCGCTCAGATATCTGCAGCTTGGTCGCGACTTCGCGTTGGCTGAGTCCACGGAACTTGTGCCACAGGACCACCTCGCGACAGCGCGGCGGCAACGCCGCCACCGCCTGCACCAGCAGTTGGTAGCGCTCGTGCATCGACAGAATTTCGATCGCGTTCGGCGCGTCATCCACCACCGCTCGGCCGAGATCGGGGTCGGCATAAAGATCAATCGGGGAACGCCGTCCCCGGCGCAGCCAATCGATGGCAATGTTGCGCGCGGCGATGAAAAGAAACGCCTTGGCCGACGCGATCGGCTGCACCGCCTGTCGCTTCCAGATCTTCAGGTAGGACTCCTGCACCACATCGTCCACCTCGCTGCGCACCCCGGGAAACGAACCCGACAGCCAGGACTTCAATTGCCCACCGTGCGGGTGCACCTCCTGTTCGAACCAGTGCTTGGCCGAGCGTTCGCTCAGCGCAGGTGAAGAGGTGGTGGACGGTGAACTCATGGGCTGGTGGCTAAGCAATGCGCACACCAAGCCCATCCGTCGCGGCCTTCGCGTTTGGTTATTTTTGCCTACGCGCCCGCAGAACGAGGCCCAAAAAAGGGGCCGGCGCGCGTGCACCGACCCCGTGAACAGCAGACTCGCGAGAACCTTTAGAACTCCTTCTTCACGCTCAGCCAATAGCGGCGCAACTGGGCGTTGCCGTAGGTGCTCATGTAGAAGTTGGCCGAGTGATAGGCATCCAGCGGCGGCACCGCATCGAAGACGTTGCGCATGCCGAACTGCAGCGAGAGGCCATCCAGCAGTCGTTTGCCGGCGGCGCGGAACTTGGAGTCGCTCGGCGACTCGCTCCACGGTTGGTTGCCGAAATCGTAGCCCACGTAAAAGTCGTGATAGATCTGCGACGAAATCACATCGGAGCCTTGGCCACGGAGGTAGTTGTTCGGATAGGGGGCGCCGTCAAACACCTGGACCGAAATCGGACCACCGGCCGCGCCATACTGCTTGTAGGACGGAAAGTAAGTGGTGGTCCAACCAGCACTCCAACCCCGATGAGCCCAGCTCAGGGTGGCGTTGGTCTTGTAGCTGGCCGCGCCACTTTCCAGCGGGGATCCCACTCCGTCGGTTTCCTCTCCGTCCTGGCGGATTTGGTTCCGCAGACCGAGAATGAGCGAGTGCGCCGCCTGAAGGCTGAAGGTGCCCATGCTGGTCTTGTGGTTGTAGAGGACATTGAAGTCCCACCCTTCCGTCTCACGGCGGTAGAGGTTCATGTAACTCGTATCAACCGTCGTGATACGGCCGGTCTCATCCCGGATAACCCGTTCCGGATAGAACTGCTCCTGATCCACAATCGACTGCGGCGCCAGGGTGCTGATCGCATCGAACTGCTGGATGCGGTAGTACTCCACATTGAGTCGCAGGCCGCGCAGGGCCTCCCAGTGCGGCTCCCAGATGATGCCGCCATTGAAGCTCTCGGAATTCTGCGGCGTGAGATCCGGATTACCGCCCGTGATGCGTTGGACCGAGACCGTATTGCCGGAAACCGGATCGATTACATTGGTCATGCTCGGATTCGGGTTCGGAATGGGCACCAGTTGCGCCGGCGTCGGCGGCAGGAATGCCGTAGCCTGGGAGATGCGCAGCGTGATGTCCTCAATGGGTTGATACTTCAGACCGTAGGTGAAGTTTTCGGAGGAGTAGCTCGCTTTTTCGATGATCGGCTCGCCGTCGATCGTGCGGCCCGAAAAGCTCCGCGGCGGAGCAGGGTCCTGATTGTAGTAGATATATTCGGCCTGAGTGCCGTTATCGATTTCGTTGCTCTCGATGCGACCGGAAGCCTGCAGCTCAAAACTGTGCACCGCCGGGAAACGATCCTCCTGCACGAGAGGCACCGAGGCTTCCGCGTAGAAACTGTCCGTGGTGGAAGAGCGCGGGAAGAAAACGAAGTTGTAGCTGCTTTCGACCGTGATGGGACGCTCCGTCCGCTGCCAACGATCCGGGGTGTTGGCGCGACGGTGTTCCAGACCCACCGTAATCCGCGGATTGCCCCAGGGCAGCGCCGGCAGCAGACCCGAACCACGCAGGGCAACATTGTTGAGTCGCGAATCGCCGTAGAACGTGACGGTGGAGGCGTAGTCCTCCAAACCCACCGGGAAAGCCAGGGTGTCGAAGAACGGGCTCATTTCACCATTGGCCAACGCGGCATTCATCGCGGTGAAATCCGAGCTGGAATTAAAGTAAGTGTAGATATTCTGGGACCAGGTGTAATCGAGCGACACCACCCACTCCGCCGGCAGGTTGAGCAGCGCACCGATCGAAGCCGAACGGGTCTGCGACGAAGTGTTGATCGGCATCGCCAGCGTGGTGGGGAAACGGATCGTCACGTCTTCGAGGAACGGGTTGCCGGGCGCGGATGCCGGAATATTAAAACCGTTGGTGAAGGGCGTCATCACCGAGGTGGTGGAATTGTCCGCGTGCCCAAACTCTGCATACATCTCCAGTCGGTCGGTCATCTCCCGCTGCACACTCAGTCGCAAGGATTCGTTCTTCGGCGTCGAACCAAAGGGGCGCAGCAGGCCCGTGTTCGGCTGGATGGTCGGAGGCAGATCAAAGTTCCAGGTGCCCGCATTGGCCAGAAGGTCCGCGGCCAGTTCCTCGGGCGAAGCGTCCGGTGACATTCCGGCGGAGATAAAGGTGTTGCGGCTGCCGAGCGAGGTGCCGTCCTTCAGCGTCAGCGAATCCACCGCAGTGGAGCGCGGAGCGATGTTGGGCAGTCCTCCCACCGGAGGGTAGGTCAGGGAATTGAAGAACGTGGGATAGTTGCTCTCAATCCGCGCGCGGTATTCGTCGTAAATCTCCCGGCGGTCCTGAAAGAGCAGCGGTTTGCTGTCGGACAACGCGGCGTTGAGCATGACGCGCGTCCGGCCGCCCTCGAGGGCAAAACCATAAGTAAGGGAGGCAGACCGGCGCGGGGTGTCGCTGTCCCACGTGTTTTCATAGTTCAGGCGAATTTCTCCACCATTGTAGTCACGCTTCAGAATCACGTTCACGACACCGCCAACCGCACTGCCACCGTAGATGCCGGAGGCGGAAGTCGGCATGACCTCGATCCGGTCGATCGCCGAGAGCGGGATGCCATTCAGGTCGGGCTGCACCGCGGCGGTGTTGAATTCACTCACCCCCGCCATGCGTCGACCGTTGACCAGCACCAGCGTCTTGTCCTCACCGAGACCACGAAGGTTCACCGTGCTGATGTTGCCGTGATTGCTGGCAGAGTCCTGGCCAAACGCCTGCACCACCGTGTTCATCGTCACGCGTTGGCGCAGGAAGTCCTCCACGTTGACCGCCCCCGAGACATCAATCGTATCAGCATCAAAAACGTAATAGGGCTGCACGTCATTCATAGTGCGAGGGATGTCCATGTTGCCCGCGACGAAGGGCTTGGCACGCAGGCCCTCGACGACATAGCGGTCCAGTTCCAATACTTCGTCCATGCGACCGCGCACCATGAAGGGCTGCATTTCCGAGACCGTGTCGGCCGGGCGCAGGGTTTCCTGCCCGAGCACCACCTCGCGACCGGCCCGCACGACCACATCGGTGATGTGCATGGGTTGATACCCGTCCGCCGTGACCACGAGCGTAAACCGACCGCGCGCCAGACCCGCGATAATGAACTCGCCATCCCGGTTGGTGAGCGCGGAACGTTGTGAACCGCCCACCTGCACCTGAATCCCACTCGCCGACGAGGTGTCGGACTTGCGCAGCACGCCGCTCACCGAGCCCGTAGTGGCCTGTCGGATACGTCCGATCACGAAGTCGTCGCCGCGCGTCTGGGTGATCTCGTAACCCGAGCCTTCGAGCAGGCTGGCCAGCGCCACCCGCGGCAGGTAGGCGCCGATCACTGCTCGGGTCCGCACCTCGGTCAACTCATCAAAAACGTAAACCACCTGCACCCCGGATTGCTCAGAGAACTGCTGGAGGGCCGTGGCCCCGTCCTGCGCCGGAATATTGAAGTTCACTTCCTCGGCCGCTCCAGCGGCAGTCCAAGCCATGAGGCCCAGCACAACAGCGAAGACGCGAAACCAGGATCGTCGGCGATCCAGAACAAGTCGAAGGCTTCGCGGTGACGAAGCGCCAAGTAAGCATGGTGAAGTCATGCCTCTGGGACGAACCGTTGCTGAAAACTACGCCATCCGGGCGGCAAATTTGCCCCAATTTTTTCCGCGCCGACGTTTCGCATGTCTCGATTCACTGCGCGCCGATCCGATGCACGCCGTCGGGATCGAGGCTTACGCGCAGCGCCCGGGTCGCCGTCATCGTCGCGAGGAACTCATCGAACGAATCCAGCGAACAGGTCCCGCCCAGTCGCAGCGTGGCGACCGCCTCGTCGACGCGAATGGGTTTGTCATGAAATGTGGATACACGGGCCGCGGCTTCCGCCACCGTGATGCCATCGAGCACCAGTTGTCCGTCCCGCCACGACACCGCCCGCTGCAACTCGTTCGCCGAAAGGGTGAACAGCCTCGACTCGTCGCCGTTCCGCAATTGCTGGCCCGGAGCCAGAGAAACCACCGTCTCGTCACCCACCGTCCAATCCACCGAACCTTCGACCAGAGTGACCTCGACCTCCCCCGAACCCGCCAAACGCACATTAAACGCCGTGCCCGTCACACGCACTGCGCCCCGGGGCGTCTCGACCACGAACGGCTTTCCCTCGTCGGAACGCACCGCAAAGTAAGCTTCACCCTGCTCAAGTTTCACCACCCGCCGGCCGTAACGGAAATCCGTCCACAGCCTGGTCTGCGCATTCATGTCCGCCGTCGACCCGTCGGCCATCGCCACCGTTTCGCGGCTGCCCGCCGGGGTCTCAATGGCTTCGGTCTGCATCGCGTAGGGCACCGCCCAGAGCAACAGCGCCGCCACACTCAAAGCGGCACCGGCCGCCTTCACGGCCAAGCGGCGCCGCCGTTTCCGCTGCCGCACCTGCAGCTCGATGCGATCGACCAAATCATCCGCCCAGCCTTGCTGCCGCACCCGATCCAATAGGGTTTGATCACATTCCGGCTCGGCGGAAGAGGGGGAGCTGCGGGTGGATGAAGATCGCGACATGGTGAAGTCGTTTCAGCCGAAAAAGCCGGCGATGCCGTGCTCACGCAAGCGGCGTTCACATTGATTGAGTCCACGCAGACAGTGTTTCTCCACCGTGCGCACCGACAGGCCCAGCTGCGCGGCGACGTCCTTCTGCGGCATGCCCCGCAACTTGTGCAAAATCACCACCGCACGGCAACGGTCCGGCAGTTGACCGATGACTTCGGCGAGCAGATCGAGCAACTCACGCGTGATCATCACCTGTCCACTGTCCGGCGTCTGGTCCGCCACTTCGAGTCCCGCCAGATCCGCACTGCGCTCCAGCGGAGCAACCTGCTCCCGTCGCAACCAATCCAGTGCGATATTGCGGGCCACCCGAAATAGGAAGGCCTTGGCCGAATTGATCGGTTGGGCCGCCTGCACCCGCCAGATGCGCAGATAGGATTCCTGCACCACATCATCCACATCGCGCACGGCCGGGAAACGCCCGCGCAGATAGGCTTTCAGCTGACCATCATGCGGATGGACTTCGCGCACAAACCACTGCGTCGACCGGGAATCGGGCGTGGTCGGTGGTGAATTGGTGGTGGAGTGACTCAAAGGCGAAGGGTGGTTTCGGTCGCGCTTCCGAGCAAAAACGACGCCACCCCGGCGCCAGCACGAAAGGAGCGTTTGGTGAATATTGACCAGGCCGATGGGGGCGAGCCGATCTGCTTCTCGATGCTCAACGCCTGAATTCAAAGCGTTGTCGCACCAAGGCCACCACCGCTTCGCCGTCTCGCCGGGGTCGGGAGAACCGCCATTGGCGCACCGCCGCCAGCGCCGCTTGCGCCATGACCTCGCGGTCGGCTTCCAACGCGACGGGCACTCTCACTCCACCGTCTTCATCAACCAAAAACTGCAAAAGGACTTCACCACTGCGCAGGTTGGTCACTTGGGAAAAATCCGGCGGCACATCGATCAGCAAACGCGGCGGTGAATCGAGCTCCTCCGCCCGAAAAATGCGCGCGGCCGCCGGCGCCTCCCCCCCGGAATCGGTGACGGCGAACAACCACTGCTCGACCGGCGTGGTGGTCGCCCAGGAATCTTCGGCCGCCACATGCAACTCGATGCCCACCTGCATCGTGGACCGCCAACCGCGCACCCGCCCCGGTTCAAAGCGGCACGCCCGCAGGTG
This portion of the Actomonas aquatica genome encodes:
- a CDS encoding TonB-dependent receptor domain-containing protein, giving the protein MAWTAAGAAEEVNFNIPAQDGATALQQFSEQSGVQVVYVFDELTEVRTRAVIGAYLPRVALASLLEGSGYEITQTRGDDFVIGRIRQATTGSVSGVLRKSDTSSASGIQVQVGGSQRSALTNRDGEFIIAGLARGRFTLVVTADGYQPMHITDVVVRAGREVVLGQETLRPADTVSEMQPFMVRGRMDEVLELDRYVVEGLRAKPFVAGNMDIPRTMNDVQPYYVFDADTIDVSGAVNVEDFLRQRVTMNTVVQAFGQDSASNHGNISTVNLRGLGEDKTLVLVNGRRMAGVSEFNTAAVQPDLNGIPLSAIDRIEVMPTSASGIYGGSAVGGVVNVILKRDYNGGEIRLNYENTWDSDTPRRSASLTYGFALEGGRTRVMLNAALSDSKPLLFQDRREIYDEYRARIESNYPTFFNSLTYPPVGGLPNIAPRSTAVDSLTLKDGTSLGSRNTFISAGMSPDASPEELAADLLANAGTWNFDLPPTIQPNTGLLRPFGSTPKNESLRLSVQREMTDRLEMYAEFGHADNSTTSVMTPFTNGFNIPASAPGNPFLEDVTIRFPTTLAMPINTSSQTRSASIGALLNLPAEWVVSLDYTWSQNIYTYFNSSSDFTAMNAALANGEMSPFFDTLAFPVGLEDYASTVTFYGDSRLNNVALRGSGLLPALPWGNPRITVGLEHRRANTPDRWQRTERPITVESSYNFVFFPRSSTTDSFYAEASVPLVQEDRFPAVHSFELQASGRIESNEIDNGTQAEYIYYNQDPAPPRSFSGRTIDGEPIIEKASYSSENFTYGLKYQPIEDITLRISQATAFLPPTPAQLVPIPNPNPSMTNVIDPVSGNTVSVQRITGGNPDLTPQNSESFNGGIIWEPHWEALRGLRLNVEYYRIQQFDAISTLAPQSIVDQEQFYPERVIRDETGRITTVDTSYMNLYRRETEGWDFNVLYNHKTSMGTFSLQAAHSLILGLRNQIRQDGEETDGVGSPLESGAASYKTNATLSWAHRGWSAGWTTTYFPSYKQYGAAGGPISVQVFDGAPYPNNYLRGQGSDVISSQIYHDFYVGYDFGNQPWSESPSDSKFRAAGKRLLDGLSLQFGMRNVFDAVPPLDAYHSANFYMSTYGNAQLRRYWLSVKKEF
- a CDS encoding RNA polymerase sigma factor, with the translated sequence MSHSTTNSPPTTPDSRSTQWFVREVHPHDGQLKAYLRGRFPAVRDVDDVVQESYLRIWRVQAAQPINSAKAFLFRVARNIALDWLRREQVAPLERSADLAGLEVADQTPDSGQVMITRELLDLLAEVIGQLPDRCRAVVILHKLRGMPQKDVAAQLGLSVRTVEKHCLRGLNQCERRLREHGIAGFFG
- a CDS encoding FecR family protein; this encodes MKRKPKNPADKPLVTDKGGDVLDWPSELGLKDDFVQQVEAQCRRDRHRRRRRVAGAAGAVALLVCLFWVMPWALYTDAVTVAVARRQHLELPDGSTVELNATTRLSTDFRFGRRLVHLQAGEAFFTVAKDEAHPFVVRTGAGDVTVTGTEFNLRLNTADEAELTLLEGGVRLTVRDDVGAVLQPGEQYVSGLGVRALTADELNGITAWRNGQFAFDGVELGEALRRLSAFHGRHVEVSAAAAQLRVRGNYPMDDLRGLLLALQAALPIHVEHRADGSIYVGLRAAAAAQQ
- a CDS encoding energy transducer TonB, giving the protein MKFCFASLLFAGAVLNWNGCALVSGPAVVAPALIEHPEADLAENLRPLAGQSELIFTLVGLVSARGDLLDAVVLSSDRPAANEEVLEHLRACRFEPGRVRGWRSTMQVGIELHVAAEDSWATTTPVEQWLFAVTDSGGEAPAAARIFRAEELDSPPRLLIDVPPDFSQVTNLRSGEVLLQFLVDEDGGVRVPVALEADREVMAQAALAAVRQWRFSRPRRDGEAVVALVRQRFEFRR
- a CDS encoding FecR family protein; the encoded protein is MSRSSSTRSSPSSAEPECDQTLLDRVRQQGWADDLVDRIELQVRQRKRRRRLAVKAAGAALSVAALLLWAVPYAMQTEAIETPAGSRETVAMADGSTADMNAQTRLWTDFRYGRRVVKLEQGEAYFAVRSDEGKPFVVETPRGAVRVTGTAFNVRLAGSGEVEVTLVEGSVDWTVGDETVVSLAPGQQLRNGDESRLFTLSANELQRAVSWRDGQLVLDGITVAEAAARVSTFHDKPIRVDEAVATLRLGGTCSLDSFDEFLATMTATRALRVSLDPDGVHRIGAQ
- a CDS encoding RNA polymerase sigma factor yields the protein MSSPSTTSSPALSERSAKHWFEQEVHPHGGQLKSWLSGSFPGVRSEVDDVVQESYLKIWKRQAVQPIASAKAFLFIAARNIAIDWLRRGRRSPIDLYADPDLGRAVVDDAPNAIEILSMHERYQLLVQAVAALPPRCREVVLWHKFRGLSQREVATKLQISERTVEVHVRNAVRHCETFLRGQGVCSLRD